From the genome of Streptacidiphilus rugosus AM-16, one region includes:
- a CDS encoding TetR/AcrR family transcriptional regulator, whose protein sequence is MPRAQREQQMLDAAVMIFSRSGYHAASMDEIAEACEVSKPMLYLYLGSKEELFAACIRREADRLIAAFAGAADPGLAPGDQLFHGLTAFFAFVAEHRDSWVVLYQQARAQGEPVVEDVASARREVVSAVTALLRRAVREADLPGPRPGEGPDRGEAAAMAQVIVGAADALAGWVLDTGPEPPEETARRLMSVIWIGLEPRLRGARYGD, encoded by the coding sequence GTGCCGCGGGCACAGCGCGAGCAGCAGATGCTGGACGCGGCCGTCATGATCTTCTCGCGTTCCGGCTACCACGCCGCGTCCATGGACGAGATCGCCGAGGCCTGCGAGGTCTCCAAGCCGATGCTCTACCTCTACCTCGGGTCCAAGGAGGAGCTCTTCGCCGCCTGCATCCGCCGCGAGGCGGACCGGCTGATCGCCGCCTTCGCCGGTGCGGCCGACCCCGGGCTGGCCCCCGGCGACCAGCTCTTCCACGGGCTGACCGCGTTCTTCGCCTTCGTCGCCGAGCACAGGGACAGCTGGGTCGTGCTCTACCAGCAGGCGCGCGCGCAGGGCGAGCCGGTGGTGGAGGACGTGGCCTCGGCCCGCCGCGAGGTCGTCTCCGCGGTCACCGCGCTGCTGCGCCGCGCCGTCCGCGAGGCCGACCTTCCCGGCCCGCGTCCGGGGGAGGGCCCGGACCGGGGCGAGGCGGCGGCGATGGCCCAGGTCATCGTCGGTGCGGCCGACGCCCTGGCCGGCTGGGTGCTGGACACCGGTCCGGAGCCGCCGGAGGAGACGGCGCGCCGGCTGATGTCGGTCATCTGGATCGGCCTGGAACCCCGCCTTCGGGGCGCCCGCTACGGCGACTGA
- a CDS encoding anti-sigma factor RsbA family regulatory protein, producing the protein MAVQPHPAVQSALSTAASSTVQVGEIRPNDHLCFVFGDERERAAVTTTFVRDGLGSGDKVLYITEDDGPALARVLATLTAAGIDVAGHTAAGRLVVAGAEQTYLADGRFDVDRTVAMMDAFIQQTEAEGYRLLRVTGETGWVARHGVSIGELIAYEQAVSPLAVDGKVLALCQYDHRAFAAADMDALDRAHAGRAEENAVFEDGELLIRRRHGDSPGLGLTGTVGETGHTPLAKALDAVVAESAEHATDVHVDMSGLDFVDLEGLRLLVAARQELGDGRALHLERPAPHLRRLIRMAGWDAASAFRSPHPDFRHQACLYGSDAEFLATALPFVEEGFRLGEPVLAATTSANLELLSEALGERAELLDFAETAYFGRRPPQRIAAYERYWRSASAGTAARHVRILAEPVWAGRSAAEAAAWRRMEALLNALLGDTNIWMVCPYDTRVAPPGVLADARRTHPELRQGLGLTPSADYVDPRTPAAGPVDSPALIPPPAHAPVLRWDSVTPATTRLRDFVTEHAARLGLTGDRTELLVLALTEVARLLGHAAVDGPEPAPAPASLCLWAWGRRMVVELVQPGLRPSDSALDDPLLGYRLPRPDGPRPGEGLWLARQISESVEVRATDAGCVVRLELTGARALA; encoded by the coding sequence ATGGCCGTCCAGCCCCACCCGGCCGTGCAGAGCGCCCTGTCGACCGCCGCGTCGAGCACGGTCCAGGTCGGCGAGATCAGGCCCAACGACCACCTCTGCTTCGTCTTCGGGGACGAGCGCGAACGGGCCGCCGTGACGACGACCTTCGTCCGCGACGGCCTCGGCAGCGGGGACAAGGTCCTCTACATCACCGAGGACGACGGACCCGCGCTGGCCAGGGTGCTCGCCACGCTCACCGCGGCGGGCATCGACGTCGCCGGTCACACCGCCGCCGGCCGGCTCGTGGTCGCCGGGGCCGAGCAGACGTACCTGGCCGACGGCCGCTTCGACGTCGACCGCACCGTGGCGATGATGGACGCCTTCATCCAGCAGACCGAGGCGGAGGGCTACCGCCTGCTGCGGGTGACCGGCGAGACGGGCTGGGTGGCCAGGCACGGCGTCAGCATCGGCGAGCTGATCGCCTACGAGCAGGCGGTCTCCCCGCTGGCGGTGGACGGGAAGGTCCTCGCGCTGTGCCAGTACGACCACCGCGCCTTCGCCGCCGCGGACATGGACGCCCTGGACCGCGCCCACGCGGGCCGCGCCGAGGAGAACGCCGTCTTCGAGGACGGCGAGCTGCTGATCCGCCGCCGCCACGGCGACTCCCCCGGCCTCGGCCTGACCGGCACGGTCGGCGAGACCGGCCACACCCCGCTGGCCAAGGCGCTGGACGCGGTCGTCGCCGAGAGCGCGGAGCACGCCACGGACGTCCATGTCGACATGTCAGGCCTGGACTTCGTCGACCTGGAGGGGCTGCGGCTGCTCGTCGCCGCCCGCCAGGAGCTGGGCGACGGCCGGGCCCTCCACCTCGAACGCCCCGCCCCGCACCTGCGCCGCCTGATCCGGATGGCGGGCTGGGACGCCGCCAGCGCGTTCCGCTCGCCGCATCCCGACTTCCGGCACCAGGCCTGTCTCTACGGCAGCGACGCGGAGTTCCTGGCCACCGCCCTGCCCTTCGTCGAGGAGGGCTTCCGGCTGGGCGAGCCGGTCCTGGCGGCGACCACCTCCGCCAATCTGGAGCTGCTGAGCGAGGCGCTGGGGGAGCGCGCCGAGCTGCTGGACTTCGCCGAGACGGCCTATTTCGGCCGCCGCCCGCCGCAGCGGATCGCCGCGTACGAGCGGTACTGGCGCAGCGCGTCCGCGGGGACGGCCGCCCGGCACGTCCGGATCCTGGCGGAGCCGGTCTGGGCGGGCCGCTCGGCCGCCGAGGCGGCGGCGTGGCGGCGGATGGAGGCGCTGCTGAACGCGCTGCTGGGCGACACCAACATCTGGATGGTCTGCCCCTACGACACCCGCGTCGCCCCGCCGGGCGTCCTCGCGGACGCCCGGCGCACCCACCCCGAGCTCCGGCAGGGCCTCGGGCTGACGCCCTCGGCCGACTACGTCGACCCGCGCACGCCCGCGGCGGGCCCGGTCGACAGCCCGGCGCTGATCCCGCCTCCGGCGCACGCTCCGGTCCTGCGCTGGGACTCGGTCACCCCGGCGACGACCCGGCTGCGGGACTTCGTGACCGAGCACGCCGCGCGGCTGGGGCTGACCGGCGACCGGACGGAACTGCTGGTCCTGGCCCTGACGGAGGTGGCCCGCCTGCTGGGCCACGCGGCGGTGGACGGGCCGGAGCCCGCCCCGGCGCCGGCCTCGCTCTGCCTGTGGGCGTGGGGCCGACGCATGGTGGTGGAGCTGGTCCAACCGGGCCTCAGGCCGAGCGACTCCGCGTTGGACGACCCCCTGCTGGGTTACCGCCTCCCGCGCCCGGACGGCCCCCGGCCCGGCGAGGGCCTGTGGCTCGCCCGCCAGATCTCCGAGAGCGTCGAGGTCCGCGCGACCGACGCGGGCTGCGTCGTCCGCCTCGAACTCACCGGAGCCCGCGCCCTGGCGTGA
- a CDS encoding WecB/TagA/CpsF family glycosyltransferase: MPAPRVDVLGVGISAVNPRTALEEIAGWVEAGDRRYVCVTGVHGVMESQRDAELRAVHNRSGLTVPDGMPMVWAGRRAGAVGMSQVQGRVLMLDTLALAAERGWRSFLYGGAPGVPELLARRLTERLPGLRVVGAHAPPFRPLTPGEDAEIVERINATGAELVWVGLSTPKQERWMADHRERLTAPVLFGVGAAFDFLAGLKPSAPVWMQDRGLEWSYRLAREPRRLWRRYLRNNPAYLARIAVDPPRMAEAGGRG, translated from the coding sequence ATGCCCGCGCCGCGGGTCGACGTGCTCGGCGTCGGGATCAGCGCGGTCAACCCGCGCACCGCGCTGGAGGAGATCGCCGGGTGGGTCGAGGCGGGCGACCGCCGCTACGTCTGCGTCACCGGCGTGCACGGGGTGATGGAGTCGCAGCGGGACGCGGAGCTGCGCGCGGTGCACAACCGCTCCGGCCTGACCGTCCCCGACGGGATGCCCATGGTCTGGGCCGGGCGCCGGGCCGGCGCGGTCGGGATGAGCCAGGTGCAGGGCCGGGTGCTGATGCTGGACACCCTGGCCCTGGCCGCCGAGCGCGGCTGGCGCTCGTTCCTGTACGGCGGCGCTCCCGGGGTCCCCGAACTGCTGGCCCGCCGCCTCACCGAGCGGCTGCCGGGGCTGCGGGTCGTCGGCGCCCACGCGCCGCCGTTCCGCCCGCTCACTCCGGGCGAGGACGCGGAGATCGTCGAGCGGATCAACGCCACTGGGGCCGAACTCGTCTGGGTCGGCCTCTCCACCCCGAAGCAGGAGCGCTGGATGGCCGACCACCGGGAGCGGCTGACCGCCCCCGTGCTGTTCGGCGTCGGCGCGGCCTTCGACTTCCTGGCCGGGCTCAAGCCCTCCGCGCCGGTGTGGATGCAGGACCGGGGCTTGGAGTGGTCCTACCGGCTGGCCAGGGAGCCGCGCCGGCTGTGGCGGCGCTACCTGCGCAACAACCCCGCCTACCTGGCCAGGATCGCGGTCGACCCGCCCCGGATGGCCGAGGCCGGCGGCCGCGGATGA
- a CDS encoding sugar transferase, protein MIDLTMGTLLLLLTLPAMAVICLAIMCEGGGPVFHRQARVGRGGRPFSMWKFRTMHIGAHAARHTFFDLNESDGHLFKISRDPRVTPVGRYLRRASLDELPQLFNVVRGEMSLVGPRPLLVEDSDYTGPALERLRVPPGVTGLWQVSGRSDLPWEEMLRLDLHYVVHQSTLLDLAILCRTVPAVLTARGAR, encoded by the coding sequence GTGATCGACCTGACGATGGGCACACTGCTGCTTCTGCTCACCCTGCCTGCCATGGCGGTGATCTGCCTGGCCATCATGTGCGAGGGCGGCGGTCCCGTCTTCCACCGGCAGGCGCGCGTGGGCCGCGGCGGACGCCCTTTCTCGATGTGGAAGTTTCGCACCATGCATATCGGGGCGCATGCCGCGCGGCACACGTTCTTCGACCTGAACGAGTCCGACGGCCATCTCTTCAAAATCAGCAGGGATCCGCGGGTCACGCCGGTCGGGAGATATCTGCGGCGCGCGTCGCTCGACGAACTGCCGCAGCTCTTCAACGTCGTCCGCGGCGAGATGTCCCTCGTCGGGCCGCGCCCGCTGCTGGTCGAGGACTCCGACTACACCGGCCCGGCCCTCGAACGGCTGCGGGTCCCCCCGGGAGTCACCGGTCTCTGGCAGGTGAGCGGCCGGTCGGACCTGCCCTGGGAGGAGATGCTCCGGCTGGATCTGCACTACGTGGTGCACCAGAGCACGCTGCTGGACCTGGCCATCCTCTGCCGGACCGTCCCCGCGGTGCTGACCGCGCGCGGCGCCAGGTGA
- a CDS encoding glycosyltransferase: MTARTPGPLRIAFVHSFYASGQPSGENEAVLDQVGALRAAGHEVTLVAAHTDEEAARSRWYPLRAAATVAGAGGPSPLARLRALDPQVVHVHNLFPNLTRSWVRSWPGPLVATLHNYRPLCAGATLYRDGAVCTACPDGDRWAGLRHGCYRESRVATAPLAWANRGGPGADPLLRRADQLVVLSELSRRTYLRAGLAAERLALVPNFVDEAPGGHPAGEGDRWLFAGRLSAEKGILELLRRWPEDEPLDVVGDGELLAAAQAAAPASVRFLGRLDRTELRRGLGARRGLVFASRCYENAPLALLEALAAGLPVLAFAGSAVAESVHRHGTGAVVGWDEPLAPALAAASARFPALRAHCREVFDRHYTARAWVHAVESVYRAARAARAAAP; the protein is encoded by the coding sequence ATGACCGCCCGGACGCCAGGTCCGCTGCGGATCGCCTTCGTGCACAGCTTCTACGCCTCGGGGCAGCCCAGCGGGGAGAACGAGGCGGTGCTCGACCAGGTCGGGGCGCTCCGCGCCGCGGGGCACGAGGTGACCCTCGTCGCGGCGCACACGGACGAGGAGGCGGCCCGCTCGCGCTGGTACCCGCTGCGGGCCGCGGCGACCGTGGCGGGCGCGGGCGGCCCCAGCCCGCTCGCGCGCCTGCGCGCCCTGGACCCGCAGGTGGTGCACGTGCACAACCTCTTCCCCAACCTCACCCGCTCCTGGGTGCGCTCCTGGCCCGGGCCGCTCGTCGCCACCCTGCACAACTACCGTCCGCTGTGCGCCGGGGCCACCCTCTACCGGGACGGCGCCGTCTGCACCGCCTGCCCGGACGGGGACCGCTGGGCCGGGCTGCGGCACGGCTGCTACCGGGAGTCCCGTGTGGCCACCGCCCCGCTGGCCTGGGCCAACCGCGGCGGCCCTGGCGCGGACCCGCTGCTGCGCCGGGCGGACCAGCTGGTGGTGCTCTCCGAACTCAGCCGCCGCACCTATCTACGGGCCGGCCTCGCCGCCGAACGCCTGGCGCTGGTCCCCAACTTCGTGGACGAGGCGCCAGGGGGCCACCCCGCCGGCGAGGGGGACCGCTGGCTCTTCGCCGGCCGGCTGAGCGCGGAGAAGGGCATCCTCGAACTCCTGCGCCGCTGGCCCGAGGACGAGCCGCTGGACGTCGTCGGCGACGGCGAGCTCCTCGCCGCGGCACAGGCGGCGGCCCCGGCCTCGGTCCGCTTCCTGGGCCGTCTCGACCGGACCGAACTCCGGCGCGGCCTGGGCGCCCGGCGTGGACTGGTCTTCGCCAGCCGCTGCTACGAGAACGCGCCGCTGGCCCTGCTGGAGGCGCTGGCCGCCGGACTCCCGGTGCTGGCGTTCGCCGGCTCCGCCGTGGCCGAGTCGGTCCACCGGCACGGCACCGGCGCGGTGGTCGGCTGGGACGAACCCCTGGCCCCGGCCCTCGCCGCCGCCTCGGCCCGCTTCCCCGCGCTGCGCGCCCACTGCCGGGAGGTGTTCGACCGTCACTACACCGCGCGCGCCTGGGTCCACGCCGTCGAGAGCGTCTACCGCGCCGCCCGCGCCGCCCGCGCCGCCGCGCCCTGA
- a CDS encoding NAD-dependent epimerase/dehydratase family protein, with protein MSHVDAVVTGAGGFIGGHLTAALLREGRSVRAVDCKPLDEWQQLHPAAQNLVRDVSLRDAAVEVLAGGAGEVYQLAADMGGMGFIENNRAACMLSVLTNTHMLLAARDGGVDRFFYSSSACVYAADRQQQAAVLPLREEDAYPAMPEDGYGWEKLFGERMARHFREDYGLTTRVARYHNIYGPHGTWRGGREKAPAAACRKVATAVLTGASEIEIWGDGEQTRSFTYIDDCLTGTLRLTRSDVEEPLNVGSDQLVTVNQLYRLVEEIAGVELAHRHVPGPLGVRGRNSDNTRIVKELGWAPTTELRDGLAATYAWVHDQVRAAHRAGPVRV; from the coding sequence ATGTCGCATGTCGATGCCGTGGTCACCGGGGCGGGCGGGTTCATCGGAGGGCACCTGACGGCCGCGTTGCTGCGCGAGGGCCGCTCGGTCCGGGCCGTCGACTGCAAGCCGCTGGACGAGTGGCAGCAGCTCCACCCCGCGGCGCAGAACCTGGTGCGGGACGTCTCGCTGCGTGACGCCGCCGTCGAGGTACTGGCAGGCGGCGCCGGCGAGGTCTACCAACTGGCCGCCGACATGGGCGGCATGGGCTTCATCGAGAACAACAGGGCCGCCTGCATGCTGTCGGTCCTGACCAACACGCACATGCTGCTCGCGGCCCGCGACGGCGGCGTCGACCGCTTCTTCTACTCCTCCTCCGCCTGCGTCTACGCCGCCGACCGGCAGCAGCAGGCGGCGGTGCTCCCGCTGCGCGAGGAGGACGCCTACCCGGCCATGCCCGAGGACGGCTACGGCTGGGAGAAGCTCTTCGGCGAGCGGATGGCACGTCACTTCCGTGAGGACTACGGCCTCACCACCAGGGTCGCCCGCTACCACAACATCTACGGCCCGCACGGCACCTGGCGCGGCGGCCGGGAGAAGGCCCCGGCCGCCGCCTGCCGCAAGGTGGCCACCGCCGTGCTCACCGGCGCCTCGGAGATCGAGATCTGGGGCGACGGGGAGCAGACCCGCAGCTTCACCTACATCGACGACTGCCTCACCGGCACGCTGCGGCTGACCCGCAGCGACGTCGAGGAGCCGCTGAACGTGGGCTCGGACCAGCTGGTGACCGTCAATCAGCTCTACCGGCTGGTCGAGGAGATCGCCGGGGTCGAGCTGGCGCATCGGCACGTCCCCGGGCCGCTCGGTGTCAGGGGCCGCAACAGCGACAACACCCGGATCGTCAAGGAGCTCGGCTGGGCGCCCACGACCGAGCTGAGGGACGGCCTGGCGGCCACCTACGCCTGGGTCCACGACCAGGTGCGGGCCGCGCACCGGGCGGGCCCGGTGCGCGTCTGA